The Amycolatopsis jiangsuensis nucleotide sequence GGGGACGGGTGCTCGTTTCGGCCTCGGTGGCGATGGCCATGACCGCTCCCGGGCAGACGCCGGCCATCTCGGTGTTCGTCGACCCGCTGAGCACCTCGCTGCACGTGTCGCGATCGTCGGTGGCCATGGCCTATTCGATCGGCTCGCTGGCCGGTGTGCTGGTGATGCCGCTGCTCGGCAGGCTGCTCGATCGCCACGGACCACGCCGCGGCATGGTCGCCGTCGCGCTCTGCTTCGGTGCGGTTCTGGTGGCGGCCGGCACGGTCACCGGGTTCGTGGGGCTGAGCACTGCCTTCGTCGGCATTCGCATCGGCGGACAGGGCGCGCTGAGCCTCGTGGCGACCACCGTCGTGGCGGTGTATGTACAGCGGCACCGGGGACTGGCGATGGGTGTCGTCTCGGCGATCGGCACCTCCGCGATCTCGCTCGCGCCGTTGGCACTCGAGCGGCTGATCGGCGGACTCGGCTGGCGCGCCGTCTGGCAGCTGGAGGGCTGGGCAGTTCTCGTGCTGGCCGTGCCCGCGGCATTGTTCGTGCTCCCGCGCCGCGTGCTTGCCGACGGGGGAGCGCGCACGACCGAAGCCGATGCCGGATCCGCGGCATCGGCACGGGAACCCCCGGCCGGCTGGACGCTACGGGACGCCAGCCGCACGGCGGTGTTCTGGGTCGTCGTCAGCGGTGCGGGCGTATGCAGCCTGATCACCACGGCGCTGACGTTCCACCAAGTCTCCCTGCTGGGGGAACGCGGTCTCGGCCTCGCCGAGGCGGCGGCGAACTTCGTACCGCAGCTGTTCGCCGGACTGCTCGCCAGCTTCCTCGTCGGCTGGCTGGCCGATCACATCGGCGATCGGACACTGATCATCGCCGTCATGGCGGTCCTCGCGCTCACCACGCTCACCGCCGGCTGGGTGCGGCCCGGCTGGCCGGCCGTCGCCTACGGCTTGGCGCTCGGCGCCTCCACCGCCGGAGTGCGCACGCTGCGGGCGGTGGTCTTCAGCGACTGCTTCGGCCAGGGACATCTGGGGACCCTGCGCGGTGTGGTGCATTCGGTCATCATCGGCACCTCCGCGCTCGGCCCCGTCGTCCTCGCGCTGGGACGCGCGTGGTCGGATTCCTATCGGGACGCACTGGTCGCGCTCTGCGCACTGCCGGTACTGGTCGTCGTGGCAGCGTGCCTGACCAGACCACCACGGTCCGATGTGGACAGCCCGGCGGAGCAGATCAGTCGTCGTCGACGGGA carries:
- a CDS encoding MFS transporter, producing the protein MLVSASVAMAMTAPGQTPAISVFVDPLSTSLHVSRSSVAMAYSIGSLAGVLVMPLLGRLLDRHGPRRGMVAVALCFGAVLVAAGTVTGFVGLSTAFVGIRIGGQGALSLVATTVVAVYVQRHRGLAMGVVSAIGTSAISLAPLALERLIGGLGWRAVWQLEGWAVLVLAVPAALFVLPRRVLADGGARTTEADAGSAASAREPPAGWTLRDASRTAVFWVVVSGAGVCSLITTALTFHQVSLLGERGLGLAEAAANFVPQLFAGLLASFLVGWLADHIGDRTLIIAVMAVLALTTLTAGWVRPGWPAVAYGLALGASTAGVRTLRAVVFSDCFGQGHLGTLRGVVHSVIIGTSALGPVVLALGRAWSDSYRDALVALCALPVLVVVAACLTRPPRSDVDSPAEQISRRRREPRRRPPG